The Hemibagrus wyckioides isolate EC202008001 linkage group LG25, SWU_Hwy_1.0, whole genome shotgun sequence genome has a segment encoding these proteins:
- the LOC131345633 gene encoding hepatocyte nuclear factor 3-beta-like, which produces MLGAVKMEGHEHSEWSAYYAEPECYTPVGNMSGGLNSMSAYMSCAGGVNVPYMHAGLGHPASGTCTGMTPSGSPTSAHALAASYPNLNSSACGQVSGRPRDPKAYRRSYTHAKPPYSYISLITMAIQQSSSKMLTLNEIYQWIMDLFPFYRQNQQRWQNSVRHSLSFNDCFLKVPRSPDKPGKGSFWTLHPESGNMFENGCYLRRQKRFKCEKTEDKTTESDKKPHSDKESSRLDDSPTKDMKSSDLKDVIKATQSLSPEHQTHHQDHHLDEQHHHHHHHHPHPHLLAQHHPVLGHDSHLKPGHHSYSFDHPFSIHNLMSSEQQHHHKMDMLKPYEHAMHCSGGYGSPMTGSPMPPMMSARASVEPSALPSEYSYYPGSACVNRA; this is translated from the exons ATGTTGGGAGCCGTGAAGATGGAAGGACACGAACACTCGGAATGGAGCGCTTATTACGCAGAGCCCGAG tGCTACACTCCAGTTGGAAACATGAGCGGTGGACTGAATTCAATGAGCGCCTACATGAGCTGCGCAGGCGGCGTGAACGTGCCGTACATGCACGCGGGACTCGGCCACCCGGCTAGCGGCACGTGTACGGGGATGACCCCTAGCGGGAGCCCGACCTCCGCTCACGCCCTGGCCGCTTCCTACCCGAACCTGAACTCGAGCGCGTGCGGCCAGGTTAGCGGCAGGCCCCGCGATCCCAAAGCATACAGGCGGAGCTACACGCACGCCAAACCGCCCTACTCGTACATCTCACTGATCACCATGGCCATCCAGCAGTCCTCATCCAAGATGCTGACGCTGAACGAAATCTACCAGTGGATCATGGACCTGTTCCCGTTCTACCGACAGAATCAACAGCGCTGGCAGAACTCGGTCCgccactctctctccttcaacGACTGTTTCCTCAAGGTGCCCAGATCACCCGACAAACCGGGTAAAGGCTCCTTCTGGACTCTACATCCCGAGTCGGGCAACATGTTTGAAAACGGATGCTACCTGCGGAGACAGAAACGCTTCAAATGCGAAAAGACTGAGGACAAGACCACAGAATCGGATAAGAAACCGCACAGCGACAAAGAATCGTCTCGTCTTGATGACTCTCCGACCAAAGACATGAAAAGTTCCGATCTGAAAGATGTTATAAAAGCGACGCAGTCTTTGAGTCCAGAACATCAGACTCATCATCAGGACCATCATCTGGAtgaacaacatcatcatcatcatcatcatcatcctcatccacaTCTTCTCGCTCAGCATCACCCGGTACTCGGTCACGACTCGCACCTGAAACCGGGACACCATTCCTACTCCTTTGACCACCCGTTCTCTATCCACAACCTGATGTCCTCTGAGCAGCAGCACCACCACAAAATGGACATGCTGAAGCCCTATGAGCACGCCATGCACTGTTCTGGCGGATACGGATCACCAATGACTGGGTCACCCATGCCACCGATGATGTCAGCGCGAGCGAGTGTAGAGCCCTCTGCGCTTCCTTCCGAGTATTCTTACTATCCGGGATCCGCGTGCGTAAACAGGGCGTAA